ATTTATCGTGTTACAACGATAATACGGGAAGTATTGTTATGAATGTAACAGGAGGAATAGCCCCACTTACGTATACTTGGAATGACTTGGCACAGGGCCCGTAAGAAATAATTTAGCAGCAGGCGTTTATACGGTAACGATTACAGATAATGTAGGGTGTCAACAAGTACGGCAGATAGAGATTTTTAACGGTGCTTTATTTGATATTAATCCTACGGTAAATGATATTACATGCTTTGGCGAAAATGATGGATATATTCAATTAAATCTTAGTGGAGGAGCACCTCCTGTCACGGTTACATGGTCAGACGGTAGTACGGATGGTGTGGTTCGAAATAATCTACCGGCAGGAACTTACGGAGTAACGCTCAATGATGCGCAAGGATGTTCCATTACAAGACAATTTGTAATTACAGAACCTACACAACTGGTCTTAGATGGTATTATCACAAACGCTACCGATTGTAATGATCCTAATAGCGGAGCTATTGATCTTCTGGTAAGTGGAGGAACGACACCTTATACGTTTGTTTGGAGCAACGGAGCTACGACAGAAGATCTGCAAAATATAGGACCCAATAATTATCTGGTTATAGTAACAGATGCCAGAGGTTGTATGATACAGCAATCATTTAGTGTAGTACGTCCGGATCCTATTACTGCCACGATAGTTAATTCGGTAAGTGCAGATTGTACTACCCGAACTGTTATACAACGGAATATAGTAAATACTTCGGGCGGTGCTCCGCCTCTCACGATTAGTTGGAGTGCCGGAACTGTAAGTGGAGCCAACGGAGAAATTATGGAGACTTCACAAAACGGAACCTATTTTGCCGATATTACAGATTCTTTTGGATGTACGGAACGCGTTTCCGTAGATGTAAACCTGCCGGTTATAAGTGTTCCGAATTTTGAATTTTCTTCTTTGGGGTTAACTAATTACGGAGAGTTTTCTATTGAAGATCCTATTACCTTTACAAATTTGTCTACCGGTAATGCGGTTACTTATTTTTGGAGTTTTGGAGACGGTGCAACATCAGCAGAAGAGCATCCGATGCACACCTATGCACAACCAGGAATTTATGATGTGCAGTTAACTGTTGAGTATCCTTATAGTTGTAGGTATACTCATACCATTACCATTACAGTTACCGAAGGTTATAATCTGGTGATTCCTACAGCATTCACACCGAATGGGGATAATATAAACGATGTCATGAAACCGGTTTTTAGAGGTATGAATGAGGTGGAAATGAGGGTTTACAACACATGGGGAAGCCTTGTATATTCTGAGAAAGGCCCCAATCTTACAGGATGGGACGGTACTATTAATGGTAACAAAGCAGAAAATGGAAATTATGTCATCGTGGTAAAAGCTACCGTATTTTATGGACGGATAATTGAACGAAACGGACCGATAGCACTTATTAAGTAGAAAAGAATGAAAAGAAAGATAATTACTTTTATAGCAGTAATGCTAGCCAGTTTGTTACATCCACAGGATCCTATTTTTACACAATCTTTTATGATCCCTGAAAGTTTAAATACAGGTTTTACCGGCTCACAAGAAACAACCAGGTTTGGAGCCGCATACAGGGTACAATGGCCAGGACTAGATTTTGGCATCAATACACAGTTTATATATGGTGACGGCTGGATAGAATCCATCAGATCAGGTATTGGACTAAGTATTATCAGGCATCAGGAATCAAATACAGGATATAATTTTACACAGATAAACTACAATCATTCTTTGGTTTTTCAGTTGAATTCTTTTTGGTATTTCAGGCCTAGTATTTCTGTTGGAGTAGGAATAAAAAGTTTTGGTTTTCAGAACTTACTTTTAGAAGACCAGATTAATATTTTTACCGGAGTTATCAATACCTCAACCATTGATCCTGCTTTACTGAATGAAAGAATAACATTTGTAGATTTCAGTACCTCTGTCTTGTTTAATAATGAGGATTCGTGGTTTGGTATTACCCTAAGACATTTGACAAAACCGGATATATCTTTTACATTTCAGGGAAATAATGCTCCGTTAAATATCTTTTTTTCAGCACATGCCGCATATAATCTCTCCAGAGATCTTATTCCTGTTGATAGAATTTTTGGAGGAGAAAGTAAATTGTACGGACTGTTTAATTATATGAAGCAAGGTCCGTTTAGTAGAATAGATCTGGGCGCTCAACTCGTATATGAAAACCTGTCTTTTGGAATGATAGCTGTTGCCAGTCCTGAAAGAGATACTACTCTTGACGATAGTTTAATTACTTCTGTAAATTTCCTTGTAGGATTGAAATGGGAGAAATGGAAGTTTAGTTATTCGCAAGATTTTACAACGAATGAAATAAGACAAACAGGAGGAATTTATGAAATAGTGGCCACCTATGACTTTGGAGATACCAGAAGACGTACGGCATGCCCTAAGATTTTCTGATTTGTTACCCCTGTCGATATTCAATGGATGTAAAATATTTAAATATTATTGATTATACTTAATTATGCCACTAATCCAGAAATTTGTATCTTATGATAAAGGTTAAGGTTATGAATTTACTGTATCCCTATGAGCAAGTAGGTATATGAAATTACCAAATAGGGTTATAATTTGATCCTATTTGTTTTTTTGATTTGCATGGTTAAAATTCTGCGGCAGTAGTTCGGTTAGTTTATATACCTTAAGTCCTGTATGACTTTGAGTACATAATATAACCACTGGTAGGGTTCTACCTTGTGTTTTTTACAAGTAGCAAAGAATGAATAGATCATTGCAGCACAGCTGCATACCATAATGAATTACACACCATCAGCAAGACCTGTTGGGTCAACAATACCAATAACATCTAATGTTAAATGACCAATATCAGTTGTTCCTTCTGCTATATCACCCAAACCTGAAGCCAATTTTGATTGTATCTCCATTCTTGCTTTTTCAGAATCAAAGCTAGGTTGGGGAGTACTCATTTTAAGTTGCAGGTTTTCATTATAAGCTTCTTGTACTTTTCTGGGTCCTCCGGTAAACTGATTTTGAATCCTTACAATCCCTTGAGCTAATGCAGATATTATTTCGTTATGGAATAATTCTTTTCCTTCAAGTTCTCCGCCTAATCCCAACTTATTTTCAGCAAAAGCATAAGGAGAATTATATGCATAATTTTGAGCAACTGGATCAATACTAATAAATCTATCTATTGCCGGATCACTAAAACGATATTTCCATTCATGCCAATTTAACCCTAATTCGTCATGCCATTCTTGACTTTGATAGGTTTTCTTTTTCTGTGCAATACTGTTACCATTAGGGCTGACTATATTATTATACCCACGATGACGTAATCTAAATGGCATGTAATGATTCTCTTGGATAATTTCATTTTGCGAGATATCCCCGATTCATCCGTATCCGTATAGCTTAAGCGGACATTGCCTAAGTGGTCTTTTATCTGACATACATATTCAAATGCATTTACGCATTTTTTTCTCCGGTTGCCTTTTTTTTAGACGGTATCTCTCCTAAGAAGAAAAAATTTTGATATGTGTGCTCGGTTGCTGTCATAGCCGGTATTAATATATAAAAAATTTCTGACGGGTGATTGGTTAATTGGTTGATTTGTTATTGGTAATTGGTAGTGAGTATTAAGTATTGAGAGGTGGCGGGGAACTTCCGTTTTAAAAAGATGAGGATTTATAGTGGAGCCGAAGCTAGGGAGGGCCCGGCTTTTTTTTGACAAAAAGGAACGCCCGAAGGGACCCTTTTTGGGCAAACAAAAGCGGCGCACAGAGGGGCGTAGCAAACACCTTTGATTCTGCTCGTATAGATTGTTTAAAGTTCTAAGTTTTAGGTTTTGAGTTTTTCTAAATCATTGATTATAAGCCTTATACTATCAATTTTTCTTATAGTGCTATCAATAAAATTTATGGTAGGTGGAGAGTTATTAAACAGATATAAAAGAACTTTAAATTTAAATCATTCGATAACGAATTCTACTTTTGGTAACTGTGATGAACATTCCAAAAAGTTACTCGCCTTTTTGCTCAATTAAATTGACTAAAATCTGTGTGATTTCAAATCGCTCTACGTACCGATATCGTAGAAAGAGCACACTAATAGATTTTACTCCATGAGCAAAAACCCATTCTCCAAAATCTTTGTCTTCTGTCAAAATAATACGAGGAGGGTTCTGTGAAACTTCTATGATTTCCCGATCACTAATTCCTCTGTTATTTTCATAGATTGAGTATATTTCAATATTTTTTTCTCGTAAAGCACCAATAATGGTTGAAGGAATATTTTCGTCTGCCAGGATCATGTTTTAGCTAACCAATTCTTCTTTGTCAGAAAGCCTTGCAAAAGCATAGTCAAGAGCAGCATAAATGGCTTCAATATCTAATCCATGTTGTTCTGCCAATTTCGCAATAGTAGCACTTTCGGAGAGTTTTTTCAAAACAAATTCCACAGAGATCCGAGTACCTTTTATCACAAGTTTTCCCAATAGAGTTTCAGGATTGGATACAATATGATATTGGTATTTTGCCATAGGCCAAAGGTAATATTTTATTTTACACAGGATATATCAAAAATCAATCCAATATAAAAGTTTCTATTTTCAGGGATTGCAAATTTGTTCTGTATTCCAGGTCAATAAATTCTTTTACATCTTCAAAGTCTGCACTGACAGCCTCAAAAGCAGTTTGTGGTTCATATACTGAGGATTGATAATCCAGTAATTTGTAAGTATGCTTGCTTTTTACTAACTTGTACTTCCAGTCGTTGAGGTTTGTATCCAAAATAGTTTTGTCGAATTAACCATTAAGATATTAAAAATCAATGATTTATACAAGTTTATTGTGTTGAAATTCAACTATTTAAACTTGTTTTTTTTATGTAATTCTCAACCCTTGATTCGCATGAGTACTTATAAAATAAACTACTATTTTAAATATCTGACAGCCATTTATACATTCAAACCTCAATTTGAACTCAACCTATATACAAGCTATTACAATTTCTCAATTAATATAGCGGTTTAGTTGACTTGTTAACACAATTTTAGTTTCTCTGTTATATTGTCTAATTTTAATATACTAATACAGGGTTCCCGTCACTGCATATGACCCCACCCCGGGATAGGGAGGCAATCCACAATCACTAACTATTCCCCACTTTCTATAATATTCTCGTTGCGCTATTATGAGTTCTTCTAGCTGTTCAAGAAAAATATCGATATCAATACTTGTCGAATAAGCTATATATCCGATAGGCCCCCCACAAGGTTTAACACCTACACCTGTAAAAGTCCATTCCGAAGCATCTGTACATGTTACGCTTGATGCTAAATCTTGGATTTTGTTATGTAACTCAATTAAATATTGCTGATCTTGTTCTTGAGTTGATTCATTATTATCACTGCAAGAAAAGTACATTCCGATTAGGAAAAAGATTCCGATACATTTTAACTTTCTCATGATTTTATGTTAAGATGTTCAACTGTCGACTTGGTTTTGTAAAATTATACATAAAT
This window of the Flavobacteriaceae bacterium genome carries:
- a CDS encoding PKD domain-containing protein; this encodes MVRNNLPAGTYGVTLNDAQGCSITRQFVITEPTQLVLDGIITNATDCNDPNSGAIDLLVSGGTTPYTFVWSNGATTEDLQNIGPNNYLVIVTDARGCMIQQSFSVVRPDPITATIVNSVSADCTTRTVIQRNIVNTSGGAPPLTISWSAGTVSGANGEIMETSQNGTYFADITDSFGCTERVSVDVNLPVISVPNFEFSSLGLTNYGEFSIEDPITFTNLSTGNAVTYFWSFGDGATSAEEHPMHTYAQPGIYDVQLTVEYPYSCRYTHTITITVTEGYNLVIPTAFTPNGDNINDVMKPVFRGMNEVEMRVYNTWGSLVYSEKGPNLTGWDGTINGNKAENGNYVIVVKATVFYGRIIERNGPIALIK
- a CDS encoding type IX secretion system membrane protein PorP/SprF, encoding MKRKIITFIAVMLASLLHPQDPIFTQSFMIPESLNTGFTGSQETTRFGAAYRVQWPGLDFGINTQFIYGDGWIESIRSGIGLSIIRHQESNTGYNFTQINYNHSLVFQLNSFWYFRPSISVGVGIKSFGFQNLLLEDQINIFTGVINTSTIDPALLNERITFVDFSTSVLFNNEDSWFGITLRHLTKPDISFTFQGNNAPLNIFFSAHAAYNLSRDLIPVDRIFGGESKLYGLFNYMKQGPFSRIDLGAQLVYENLSFGMIAVASPERDTTLDDSLITSVNFLVGLKWEKWKFSYSQDFTTNEIRQTGGIYEIVATYDFGDTRRRTACPKIF
- a CDS encoding toxin-antitoxin system, toxin component — translated: MILADENIPSTIIGALREKNIEIYSIYENNRGISDREIIEVSQNPPRIILTEDKDFGEWVFAHGVKSISVLFLRYRYVERFEITQILVNLIEQKGE
- a CDS encoding DUF433 domain-containing protein, with amino-acid sequence MAKYQYHIVSNPETLLGKLVIKGTRISVEFVLKKLSESATIAKLAEQHGLDIEAIYAALDYAFARLSDKEELVS